A section of the Salmo salar chromosome ssa05, Ssal_v3.1, whole genome shotgun sequence genome encodes:
- the LOC106605650 gene encoding blood vessel epicardial substance isoform X2 — MSASPEMTSSLFYTTLAPLRSAVPGSVPGAGGGGLVMTPMEPNVTSCEEWEEAHHLLFHVGNLSLLLGLVIPTTLTLHMILLRLMLMTGSCLFITWATLYRCNLDVMVWNVVFLLVNFMHFFYLVYKRRPIKIDRELKSVYKRMFEPLHVREALFQRLTGQFCTIQSLKKGQVYAAEDKTSVDERLSILLKGKMKVSYRGHFLHNIYTNAFIDSPEFRSTQMNRGEKFQVTIMAEEYCKFLCWSRERLTYFLESDSFLNEVFRYLIGKDITNKLYSLNDPTLTDKAAKKMERQPSLCSQVSMMQMRNSMGSTSDTDDILNQIHRGGSSGSSHPVNQPTLSDHTLP, encoded by the exons ATGTCTGCCTCTCCAGAGATGACCAGTAGCCTGTTCTACACCACCCTGGCCCCCCTGCGGTCGGCAGTCCCTGGGTCTGTACCCGGGGCTGGAGGTGGAGGTCTGGTGATGACCCCCATGGAGCCCAACGTAACCTCCTGTGAGGAGTGGGAGGAGGCCCACCACCTGCTCTTCCACGTGgggaacctgtctctcctcctgggCCTGGTCATCCCCACCACCCTGACCCTGCACATGATCCTGCTGCGCCTCATGCTGATGACAG GAAGCTGTTTGTTCATCACCTGGGCAACGCTGTACCGGTGTAACCTGGATGTCATGGTGTGGAATGTGGTCTTCCTGCTGGTCAACTTCATGCACTTCTTCTACCTGGTCTACAAACGCAGACCT ATTAAGATTGACAGGGAGCTGAAGTCAGTGTACAAGCGGATGTTTGAGCCCCTTCACGTGCGCGAGGCCCTGTTCCAGAGACTGACGGGCCAATTCTGCACCATCCAGAGCCTGAAGAAGGGACAGGTGTATGCTGCCGAGGACAAGACCTCCGTGGACGAGCGCCTCAGTATCCTCCTTAAAGGAAA AATGAAGGTGTCATATCGAGGTCATTTCCTCCATAACATCTACACGAACGCCTTCATCGACTCCCCTGAGTTCAGATCAACCCAGATGAACAGAGGAGAAAAATTCCAG GTGACCATCATGGCGGAGGAGTACTGTAAGTTCCTGTGTTGGTCCAGAGAGAGGCTCACCTACTTCCTGGAGTCTGACTCCTTCCTGAACGAGGTGTTCAGGTACCTCATTGGCAAAGACATCACCAACAAGCTGTACTCGCTCAATGACCCCACTCTCACTGACAAG GCAGCGAAGAAGATGGAGCGTCAGCCCAGCCTGTGCTCCCAGGTCTCTATGATGCAGATGAGGAACAGCATGGGCAGCACCAGTGACACCGACGACATCCTGAACCAGATCCACCGTGGAGGCTCCAGTGGCTCTTCACATC ctgTCAATCAACCCACTCTCTCAGATCACACCTTGCCCTGA
- the LOC106605650 gene encoding blood vessel epicardial substance isoform X3, producing MSASPEMTSSLFYTTLAPLRSAVPGSVPGAGGGGLVMTPMEPNVTSCEEWEEAHHLLFHVGNLSLLLGLVIPTTLTLHMILLRLMLMTGSCLFITWATLYRCNLDVMVWNVVFLLVNFMHFFYLVYKRRPIKIDRELKSVYKRMFEPLHVREALFQRLTGQFCTIQSLKKGQVYAAEDKTSVDERLSILLKGKMKVSYRGHFLHNIYTNAFIDSPEFRSTQMNRGEKFQVTIMAEEYCKFLCWSRERLTYFLESDSFLNEVFRYLIGKDITNKLYSLNDPTLTDKAAKKMERQPSLCSQVSMMQMRNSMGSTSDTDDILNQIHRGGSSGSSHHLLPPRHPKR from the exons ATGTCTGCCTCTCCAGAGATGACCAGTAGCCTGTTCTACACCACCCTGGCCCCCCTGCGGTCGGCAGTCCCTGGGTCTGTACCCGGGGCTGGAGGTGGAGGTCTGGTGATGACCCCCATGGAGCCCAACGTAACCTCCTGTGAGGAGTGGGAGGAGGCCCACCACCTGCTCTTCCACGTGgggaacctgtctctcctcctgggCCTGGTCATCCCCACCACCCTGACCCTGCACATGATCCTGCTGCGCCTCATGCTGATGACAG GAAGCTGTTTGTTCATCACCTGGGCAACGCTGTACCGGTGTAACCTGGATGTCATGGTGTGGAATGTGGTCTTCCTGCTGGTCAACTTCATGCACTTCTTCTACCTGGTCTACAAACGCAGACCT ATTAAGATTGACAGGGAGCTGAAGTCAGTGTACAAGCGGATGTTTGAGCCCCTTCACGTGCGCGAGGCCCTGTTCCAGAGACTGACGGGCCAATTCTGCACCATCCAGAGCCTGAAGAAGGGACAGGTGTATGCTGCCGAGGACAAGACCTCCGTGGACGAGCGCCTCAGTATCCTCCTTAAAGGAAA AATGAAGGTGTCATATCGAGGTCATTTCCTCCATAACATCTACACGAACGCCTTCATCGACTCCCCTGAGTTCAGATCAACCCAGATGAACAGAGGAGAAAAATTCCAG GTGACCATCATGGCGGAGGAGTACTGTAAGTTCCTGTGTTGGTCCAGAGAGAGGCTCACCTACTTCCTGGAGTCTGACTCCTTCCTGAACGAGGTGTTCAGGTACCTCATTGGCAAAGACATCACCAACAAGCTGTACTCGCTCAATGACCCCACTCTCACTGACAAG GCAGCGAAGAAGATGGAGCGTCAGCCCAGCCTGTGCTCCCAGGTCTCTATGATGCAGATGAGGAACAGCATGGGCAGCACCAGTGACACCGACGACATCCTGAACCAGATCCACCGTGGAGGCTCCAGTGGCTCTTCACATC ATCTCCTGCCTCCAAGACATCCAAAACGATGA
- the LOC106605650 gene encoding blood vessel epicardial substance isoform X1, which yields MSASPEMTSSLFYTTLAPLRSAVPGSVPGAGGGGLVMTPMEPNVTSCEEWEEAHHLLFHVGNLSLLLGLVIPTTLTLHMILLRLMLMTGSCLFITWATLYRCNLDVMVWNVVFLLVNFMHFFYLVYKRRPIKIDRELKSVYKRMFEPLHVREALFQRLTGQFCTIQSLKKGQVYAAEDKTSVDERLSILLKGKMKVSYRGHFLHNIYTNAFIDSPEFRSTQMNRGEKFQVTIMAEEYCKFLCWSRERLTYFLESDSFLNEVFRYLIGKDITNKLYSLNDPTLTDKAAKKMERQPSLCSQVSMMQMRNSMGSTSDTDDILNQIHRGGSSGSSHQRSPASKTSKTMKPIEEQMEDNVFIESEPDSPVKKRHTHSTAIEV from the exons ATGTCTGCCTCTCCAGAGATGACCAGTAGCCTGTTCTACACCACCCTGGCCCCCCTGCGGTCGGCAGTCCCTGGGTCTGTACCCGGGGCTGGAGGTGGAGGTCTGGTGATGACCCCCATGGAGCCCAACGTAACCTCCTGTGAGGAGTGGGAGGAGGCCCACCACCTGCTCTTCCACGTGgggaacctgtctctcctcctgggCCTGGTCATCCCCACCACCCTGACCCTGCACATGATCCTGCTGCGCCTCATGCTGATGACAG GAAGCTGTTTGTTCATCACCTGGGCAACGCTGTACCGGTGTAACCTGGATGTCATGGTGTGGAATGTGGTCTTCCTGCTGGTCAACTTCATGCACTTCTTCTACCTGGTCTACAAACGCAGACCT ATTAAGATTGACAGGGAGCTGAAGTCAGTGTACAAGCGGATGTTTGAGCCCCTTCACGTGCGCGAGGCCCTGTTCCAGAGACTGACGGGCCAATTCTGCACCATCCAGAGCCTGAAGAAGGGACAGGTGTATGCTGCCGAGGACAAGACCTCCGTGGACGAGCGCCTCAGTATCCTCCTTAAAGGAAA AATGAAGGTGTCATATCGAGGTCATTTCCTCCATAACATCTACACGAACGCCTTCATCGACTCCCCTGAGTTCAGATCAACCCAGATGAACAGAGGAGAAAAATTCCAG GTGACCATCATGGCGGAGGAGTACTGTAAGTTCCTGTGTTGGTCCAGAGAGAGGCTCACCTACTTCCTGGAGTCTGACTCCTTCCTGAACGAGGTGTTCAGGTACCTCATTGGCAAAGACATCACCAACAAGCTGTACTCGCTCAATGACCCCACTCTCACTGACAAG GCAGCGAAGAAGATGGAGCGTCAGCCCAGCCTGTGCTCCCAGGTCTCTATGATGCAGATGAGGAACAGCATGGGCAGCACCAGTGACACCGACGACATCCTGAACCAGATCCACCGTGGAGGCTCCAGTGGCTCTTCACATC AAAGATCTCCTGCCTCCAAGACATCCAAAACGATGAAGCCCATTGAAGAACAAATGGAAGATAACGTCTTTATAGAGTCTGAGCCAGACTCTCCTGTTAAGAAACGCCACACCCACTCGACAGCCATAGAGGTGTAA